From Cinclus cinclus chromosome 2, bCinCin1.1, whole genome shotgun sequence, one genomic window encodes:
- the GPR34 gene encoding probable G-protein coupled receptor 34 has translation MMAATSADLPTTVPHKEELWNNQTNLTINASESHSDTSCSLDDNNSLSVALIFFYSIIFVVGLVGNIIALFAFLRIHQKRNSIQVYLLNIAVADLLLIFCLPFRILYHATNRWMFGRILCKVVGTLFYMNMYISIVLLGLISLDRYIKINKSVKRPKMLTTAQSVQICCTVWAIAVTGFIVVVAPSFFKTEDSNSTKCFHYRSKQNAEKTEAILNYIIVLIFWIVFFLLVLSYVKIAKNLLKISRRRANFPNAGKYTKTARNSFIVLVIFTICFVPYHMFRFVYITSQLRTPSCYWMEIIHTCNEVMLVFSSFNSCLDPVMYFLMSTSVRKTVFQLICRKLHGESSLNLESTSDVKLGQYTQERLSTTTPHSSYSRKKSMI, from the coding sequence ATGATGGCTGCAACTTCAGCTGATTTACCAACCACTGTTCCACATAAGGAAGAACTCTGGAATAACCAGACTAACCTGACCATAAATGCCTCAGAAAGTCACAGTGATACCAGCTGTTCTTTGGATGACAACAACTCACTGTCAGTTGCTTTGATCTTTTTTTACtccattatttttgttgttggatTGGTCGGAAATATTATAGCCCTGTTTGCTTTCCTGCGCATTCACCAGAAAAGGAATTCTATCCAAGTTTACTTGCTAAACATAGCAGTTGCAGACCTTCTGCTGATCTTCTGTCTTCCCTTCCGGATACTCTATCATGCCACCAACCGCTGGATGTTCGGGCGGATTTTGTGCAAGGTTGTGGGAACTCTGTTTTACATGAACATGTACATTAGCATAGTACTGCTGGGACTCATTAGTCTGGATcgttatataaaaataaataagtctGTGAAGCGTCCAAAGATGTTAACCACCGCCCAGAGCGTGCAGATTTGTTGCACGGTGTGGGCGATTGCAGTGACAGGATTTATAGTGGTAGTTGCACCATCTTTCTTTAAGACTGAGGACAGCAACTCTACCAAGTGCTTTCATTACCGAAGCAAACAGAATGCAGAGAAGACTGaagcaattttaaattatatcatTGTATTGATTTTTTGgatagtttttttccttttggtacTTTCGTATGTAAAAATTGCCAAGAACCTTCTGAAAATTTCGAGGAGAAGGGCAAACTTTCCCAATGCAGGAAAATACACCAAGACAGCAAGAAATTCCTTCATTGTTCTCGTAATTTTCACCATCTGTTTTGTGCCTTATCACATGTTCCGGTTTGTCTACATCACATCACAGTTACGAACCCCATCCTGTTACTGGATGGAGATCATTCACACGTGCAATGAGGTGATGCTGGTGTTTTCATCATTTAACAGCTGCCTAGACCCAGTTATGTATTTCCTAATGTCCACAAGTGTCCGTAAGACTGTATTCCAACTGATATGCAGAAAACTTCATGGAGAGTCAAGCCTAAACCTGGAGAGCACTTCAGATGTAAAACTTGGCCAATATACCCAAGAGCGATTATCTACCACCACTCCTCACTCCAGCTACTCCAGGAAGAAGTCTATGATTTGA
- the GPR82 gene encoding probable G-protein coupled receptor 82 yields MNNSSCLQPSPATTVALPIIYSCLLPAGIFGNILAAWVFSRKAPTRRTQYIYLANLVMANLLVCSTMPFLAAYFVDGHRWPYGSVACRIAHHLGTLVMQVSMYVTITILCSIALSQYATLTEIAGTQHRPALPANFHGRLLYKFRRPKFAKYLCVVIWLIVLCITVTAIMYNVQERVSGDFPTCYNIKVEAGERPAMIAGSLATACFFLSFMTVLWSYYSLTRHLSRIQKNTSIGGKHLIYRRVRRNILVIQMILTVCFLPYHIFKPIFYVLLTDNDCPRLNYLVEIKNFLTCLAAAKSSLDPVTTLLLDKTFKESLYGVFTKSAPEHQKRSNDIFTEMGRKIERFS; encoded by the coding sequence ATGAACAATTCATCCTGTCTCCAGCCATCGCCAGCTACCACTGTAGCCCTCCCCATCATCTACTCCTGCCTACTTCCCGCTGGAATCTTTGGGAACATTCTGGCTGCCTGGGTATTTTCACGGAAAGCACCCACCCGAAGGACGCAGTACATTTACCTGGCCAACCTGGTGATGGCAAATCTGCTGGTTTGCAGCACCATGCCCTTCCTGGCTGCCTACTTCGTGGACGGGCACCGCTGGCCCTACGGCTCGGTGGCGTGCAGGATCGCCCATCACCTGGGGACGCTGGTGATGCAGGTCAGCATGTACGTGACCATCACCATCCTGTGCTCCATCGCCCTCAGCCAGTACGCCACGCTGACCGAGATCGCTGGCACGCAGCACCGCCCGGCTCTCCCGGCAAACTTCCACGGGCGCCTGCTGTACAAGTTCCGGCGGCCGAAGTTCGCTAAATATTTGTGTGTGGTTATCTGGCTGATTGTGCTGTGCATAACGGTCACAGCCATCATGTACAACGTCCAGGAGAGGGTTTCGGGAGACTTCCCCACATGCTACAACATCAAGGTAGAAGCTGGTGAACGTCCTGCAATGATTGCAGGTTCCCTTGCCACTGCGtgcttttttctgtcttttatgaCCGTTTTGTGGTCGTACTATTCTCTTACCAGACATCTGAGCAGAATACAAAAGAACACCTCTATTGGAGGAAAACATCTGATTTACAGAAGAGTGAGAAGAAACATTCTTGTCATCCAGATGATATTAACTGTCTGCTTTCTTCCATACCATATTTTTAAGCCGATTTTCTATGTACTCCTTACAGATAATGACTGCCCAAGGTTAAACTATCtagtggaaataaaaaatttccTTACTTGTCTTGCTGCTGCTAAAAGCAGTTTAGATCCCGTTACAACCCTTCTGTTAGATAAAACATTTAAGGAAAGTCTTTATGGCGTGTTTACAAAATCCGCACCAGAACATCAAAAACGTAGCAAtgatattttcactgaaatgggaaggaaaatagAAAGATTTTCATAG